The nucleotide window GAAGTCCGGGTCGGAGTTGAAGTAGCCGTCGTCGATCAGCCGTTGCGGCCTGCCCCCGCCGGCCGCGACGACGTAGATGGCGTTGAGGGCCCGGAAGGCGATCTGCCTGCCGTCCCGGGACACCACCGGACCGGCGATGCCGCGGACGGGCTGCGGCGCGGCCGAGTCCAGGTCGCGGACCCGCCTCCGGTAGTCGCGCGGTGCCGTGGACACGCTGCCTTCGAACGGGATGTCCGTGACGGCGCCGGACAGTTCGCGCCGCCGGATGTGCCCGTCGGCGGTGTAGAGCACGGCGGTCCCGGACCAGTTCGCGGCGAAGCCGAAGACGTCCTCGCCCTGGGTCAGCTGCTCCTCGCCGAGCATGAGGTCCGCGTCGGCGCCCCGCAGCCGCAGGTAGCTGGGCTGCCCGCCGGGCCCGAACGCCGGGCCGTAGAACCTGTCCACGCCGGTTGCGGTGACCAGGCGCGTGCGGGCGCCGGTGCCCAGGGTGACGACGTCGATGGCGGTGTCGTTCACCGTGAAGACGAGCTTCGTGCCGTCGGCCGACCACCGCGGCGACGCCTCTTCGTCGGCGGTGGACACGACCGTGCTGATCGCTCCGGAAGCGACGTCCAGCAGGTGGATGCCGTAGCTGCCGTCCCGGTCGCTGCTGAAGGCGAGCTTGGTGCCGTCCGGGGAGAACGCGGGCTCGCGGTGGTCGAACCGCCCGCTGGTGAGCTGGCGGGGCGCGCCGCCGGCAACATCGATGACGTACAGGTGGAAGTTGCCGTCGCGGTAGGACTGGAACGCGATCCGGCGGCCGTCCGGCGACCAGCTGGGGAGCGTCGCGTCCTGCAGGTCGTCGGTGAGCCGCCGGGCGCGGCCGCCGCCGGCGGGCAGCACCCAGATCCCGGTGACCAGGTCGACCGCGAGCCACCGGCCGTCCGGGGACAGCGCGGCGGACATGTTGGTGCCTTCCCGGAGCACCACGCCACCCGGGGCGACCTCCGGTTCGGCCTCGGCCACCCCTGCCCCGGCCACGGTCAGCGCGGCAGCGGCGGCACCACTTCGGACGAGAAGCTCACGACGCAAAAGATTTTCCGGCCCCATCCGGCCCACTATGCCCAGCCCGGGATCGGCGGTATAGCGGCCGAGCGGGTTTTTCACCGGATGCCCGGCAAACGCGGAAACGTTTGCCGGGCATCGGGACCGCTGGGTCAGCCGTGGTCCTCCAGCATCTCGGTGACCAGGGCGGCGATCGGCGACCGCTCCGAGCGCGTCAGCGTGACGTGCGCGAACAGCGGGTGGCCCTTGAGCTTCTCGATCACCGCCGAGACGCCGTCGTGCCGTCCGACGCGCAGGTTGTCACGCTGGGCGACGTCGTGCGTAAGCACCACGCGAGACGCCGTGCCGAGCCGCGAAAGCACCGTGAGCAGGACGTTCCGTTCCAGCGACTGCGCCTCGTCGACGATGACGAACGTGTCGTGCAGCGACCGGCCGCGGATGTGGGTCAGCGGGAGCACCTCGAGCATGCCGCGGTCGAAGACCTCGTCGAGGACGTCCTGGCTGACCAGCGCGCCGAGCGTGTCGAACACCGCCTGCGCCCACGGCTGCATCTTCTCGCTCTCGGACCCTGGCAGGTAGCCGAGGTCCTGGCCGCCGACCGCGTAGACCGGCCGGAACACCACGACCTTGCGGTGCTGGCGGCGTTCCATCACGGCCTCGAGGCCGGCGCAGAGGGCGAGCGCCGACTTGCCGGTGCCGGCGCGACCGCCCAGCGACACGATGCCGACGTCGGAGTCGAGCAGCAGGTCGAGCGCGACGCGCTGCTCGGCGCTGCGGCCGTGCAGGCCGAACGCCTCGCGGTCGCCCCGGACCAGCCGGATGCGCTTGTCCGCCGTGATCCGCCCGAGCGCGCTGGAGCTGCCCGCGAGCAGCCGCAGCCCGGTGTGGCAGGGCAGCTCGGCGAGCTCGTCCATGCCCCATTCGACGGGATCGACGGTGCTGCCGCCGAACAGGGCGTCGATGACGTCCTGCTGGACATCGACGTCCGCCATGCCCGTCCAGCCGGACGGCGTCACTTCCTGCGCGCGGTACTCGTCCGCCTCGAGGCCGACGGCCCCGGCCTTGACCCGCAGCGGGATGTCCTTCGTCACCAGCGTGACCGCCTGGTTCTCCGCCGCCAGGTTGAGCGCGCAGGCGAGGATCCGGTGGTCGTTGGAGTCGGTCCGGAACCCGGACGGGAGCACCGACGGGTCCGAGTGGTTCAGCTCCACCTGCAGCGTGCCGCCGTGGTCCCCGATGGGGAGCGGCGCGTCGAGCCTGCCGTACTGCCGGCGCAGGTCGTCGAGCATGCGCAGGGATTCCCGGGCGAACCAGCCGAGCTCCGGGTGGTGGCGCTTCGCCTCCAGTTCACTGATGACGACCAGCGGCAGCACGACAGCGTGCTCGGCGAACCGAGTGACCGCCCACGGGTCCGACAAGAGGACCGACGTGTCGAGCACGTACATGTGCTGCTGGGATTCGGGCGCTTTCTCCGGGCCGGAAACGGCACCGGTCGAAGAGTGGCCAGAGGCCTTGCGGGGCAAACGCTGCGCAGTCACGACGGCATCTCCCTCGAGGGCGTGTGCACCTCACGCCCGCACTCGCTGGGCCGGGCACCTCCCTGGCTGGACCACTCCGCCTGACCTGGGTCAGGTGGTGCGGCCACGAGGGCCGGGCGCCGGCCCCCTCGAGCGTCTCGTGGGCGGCTGAGCCGCCCCCTCGATCACCGCCACGACCAGGGCCTCCCGCGAGGACCCGCACGGAACGCGTGCCCTCACCTCGGAAGGTACCCACGAATGCGGGATCGCGCAGGGAGCCAACACGGTGATTCGCCAGATCGTCATCTCACCGTCGGTCGTCCGAAATCAACTCTGGGTGCGCTCCGGGGGTCGTGACCAGCGGTTTCCGGGTGCCCTAGGAGCCGAAGCGGCGGTGCCGCCAGGCGTAGTCACGCATGGCACGCAGGAAGTCCACCCGGCGGAAAGCGGGCCAGTAGGCCTCGGTGAACCAGAACTCCGAGTGCGCGGACTGCCACAGCAGGAAACCGGAAAGCCGCTGCTCACCGGAGGTGCGGATGATGAGGTCCGGGTCGGGCTGGCCCGAGGTGTAGAGGTGTTCGGAGATGTGGTCGACGTCGAGGATCTTCGCCAGCTCGTGAATGGACGTTCCCTCGTCGGCGTGCTGCAGCAGCAGCTTCCGCACGGCGTCGGCGATCTCCTGGCGCCCGCCGTAGCCGACCGCGATGTTGACCTCCATCCCGGTCCGCCCCTCGGTGCGGGTGGCGGCTTCGCTGAGCCGTTTCGCGACGTCGGCGGGCAGCAGGTCGAGCGCGCCGACGATCCGCAGCCGCCACGGCGTGCCCGGTGCGGCGAGCTCGTCGGTGACGTCGGTGATGATCTTCAGCAGCGGCGTGAGCTCGTCCGGGTCGCGGTTGAGGTTGTCGGTGGACAGCAGCCACATGGTGACGACCTCGACGTCGGCCTCCTGGCACCAGCTCAGGAAGTCGGCGATCTTCTTCGCCCCGGCGCGGTGCCCGTCCGAAACGTCCGTGAAGCCCGCTTCCCGGGCCCACCGGCGGTTGCCGTCGAGCATGATGGCGATGTGCCGCGGATGCCGGCCGGCGGCCTGCTGGATGAGGCGCCTGCCGTAGGCGCTGTACACGACGTCGGACAAGAACGAGCGAACACTCACGTCGAGTCAGCCTACGCACCCCGGTGTGAGGCGCGTGACTTGAGCACTGCCGGAGAACCTACGCTCCCGTAACCTGGAGTACGTGAGCCTGACGACGGAACCACCCGAGCCCGTAGTGGACCTCCGCCCCCGGCTGCGCGGGCACATCCACTTCTGGACGTTCTTCGGTGCCCTGGCCGCGGCCGCGGCGCTGATCAGCCTGGCCGCGTCCACGGTGTCGCCGGTCGCCGCGCTGGCGACGTCGGTGTACGGGCTGACGGTGCTGGGGCTGTTCGGCGTGAGCGCCCTGTACCACCGCAAGTTCTGGAGTCCTCGCGCGTACAAGTGGATGAAGCGCGCGGACCATTCGATGATCTTCCTGTTCATCGCCGGGACGTACACACCGTTCACGTTGCTGGCGATGTCGAAACCGACCGGCTACGTGATCCTGTCGATCGTCTGGGGCGGCGCGATCGCCGGAGTGGCGCTGAAGATGCTCTGGCCGCACGCACCGCGGTGGCTCGGGGTGCCGATCTACATCGCGCTGGGCTGGGTCGCGGTCTTCGTTTTCCCCGAGCTGGCCTCGCACGCCGGGATCGCCGCGCTGGTGCTGCTGTGCGTGGGCGGGTTGTTCTACACGCTGGGCGCGGTGTTCTACGCGGTGAAGTGGCCCAACCACTGGCCGGACACGTTCGGGTACCACGAGTTCTTCCACGCGTGCACCGTGCTGGCCGCGGTGTCGCACTACATCGCGATCTGGCTGGCCATGTACGCCTGATCAGCGCTGCCGGTACCGCTTTCGCGCCTTCGCGCACACGCGCCAGCAGCCGACCGTGAAGACCAGGACGAACATGCGGTTTCGGCCCGCCCAGTGATCCAGCCTGATGGCTCGCCGGCGCGCGCCCTCCGACGGGAAGACTTCCGGGTCCTGGTCCTCGGCCGGCCTCAAACGCGAAAGCGCGGCCACCCACTCGACATCGAGTGAGCGGCCGCGCTTTCGGCCTGTCCGGGCCGCAGTTGGTTGATGCACACTCAATCAACCACCGGCGGCTGGAACCTTTGTCAGCCCGCGGAGTTGCCGTTGCAGGCGACGTACGACGGGTTGTGGTCGACCGTCAGCAGCTCGACCGGACCGTTCCACTGCCAGGGCAGCAGGCACGCGTTGTTGAGGATGCTGATGCCACCGTGACCGCCGCCGGTGGAGTTGTTGTTGCAGGCCGCGTACGCCGGCGCGTGGCCCGCGTGCAGCACCTCGAAGGGACCGTTCCACTGCCACGGAGCCGCGCAGAGGTTGTCGCCGATGCTGATGCCGCCGCCCGGGTGGTGACCCTCACCGGCGGAAGCCGGCGCGGCAACAGCGAGCATGGCGCCACCGATGACTGCGGCTGCGAAGAGCGTCTTTTTCATCATGATAAAATCTTCGGACAAACCGCTGCTGTCCTTTATCGACATCACCCGATGGTTTGGACAACATCACCCGTCCCGGCACTCAAACACCTTACGCCGAGCGGTGTCCACAGTGGTGTGCCACGGTCGGGGGTTCCCCCTCCGCGCGGTCGTCACCATCCAAGCTGGACAGACGCCGCACGAAGGGGAAAGTCCCGGTCAGCCGAACATCCCGGGCTGGTACTCGCCCGCCGGGTTCCGGACGATCACGTTCAGCCGGTTCCACGCGTTGATCGTGGCCACCAGGGCGACCAGCGCGCCGACCTGCTCCTCGTCGAAGTGCTTCCGCACCGCCGCCCACGTCTCGTCGCTGACGCCGGTGTGCGTGTCCGCCAGGCGGGTGCCCTCCTCCGCCAGCGCCAGGGCCGCGCGCTCCGCCTCGGTGAACACCACCGCTTCGCGCCAGGCCGCCACCAGCGCCAGGCGGACCGCCGTCTCGCCGGCCGCCGCCGCGTCCTTCGTGTGCATGTCCAGGCACATGCCGCAGCCGTTGATCTGGCTCGCGCGGATCTTCACCAGTTCCTGGGTCGCCTTCGGCAGCGACGACTCCTCGGCCGGGCGCGACGCCGCGATCAGGCGCTTGGCGAACTTGCTGGTGACCTCGTTCTCGAACATGTTGAGCCGCGTTTCCATCGCCGTTCCCCTTTTCTCGTCTGGTTCACCCCCTTGACGACCGCCGCGACGGCGTTGTGACAGCACCGGACGTGACGCCGGTCACAGCCACACCTTCGCGTTCCCGCGCCGGCGCCCGGTCACGCCGGGAGCACCCCGCTCCACCTGCGTTCCCCATCCCGCCTGGCCCGCGGGAGGCGCTTCAAACGATCACGTTCAGGGGTCACCCACCGGGACACCACGACGGTTGCCGCGCCCGCCGGAGCGGCCGACGGTGGGGCTCAGCAACGAATCGACGTGGAAGGAGCACGACCGCGATGGCCAGGACCATGCAGCCCGAGGAACTCATCGACAGCGCCGTGGTCGACCCGGACGGCAACAAGCTCGGGAAGGTCGGCAACGTCTACCTCGCCGACGCGACGCACGAGCCCGAGTGGATCACCGTCAGGACCGGCCTGTTCGGCACCAAGGAAAGCTTCGTCCCGCTCTCCGGCGCGCACGCGGACTCCGACGGCGTCCACGTCCAGGTCGACAAGGACAGCGTCTCCGACGCGCCCCGCATTGACGCCGACGGGCACCTGTCGCCCGAGGAGAGCACGCAGCTCTACCAGCACTACGGCCTGCCGGTGCCGCGCACGTCCCCCGACGGGCGGATGGACCGGACCGCGAAGGGGAAGCGCGACGACCGCGTCATGACGCGGTCCGAGGAACGGCTGAACGTCGGGACCGAGCAGGTCGAGACCGGGCACGTGCGGCTGCGCAAGTACGTCGTCACCGAAGAGCAGCAGGTCACCGTGCCGGTGCGGCACGAAGAGGTGCGCGTCGAGCGCGAGCCGATCACCGGCGGCCGCGGCGGTCCGGCGGAGATCGGCGAGGCCGAGCAGGACGTGGTGCTGCACGCGGAGAAACCCGTGGTGCGCAAGGAGACCGTGCCGGTCGAACGCGCACGCCTGCGGAAGGAGACGGTCAGCGACGAGCAGACCGTGTCCGGCAAGGTCCGCAAGGAGCAGTTCGAGGTCACCGACGACGACCGACGGCACCGCCGGTCGTGACGGCTCCCGGGCGGGTGGCCGGGCCCCGATACCGGCCACCCGCCTGGGTCACCGCCGCGATCAGGACGTCAGCATCGGCGCCGCCAGGAACTGCTCCGGGATCGCGAACGCGTCCACCAGCGTGCGCGCGTGCGGGCGCAGCTCCGCGCACAGCCGGTTCACCGCCGACGTGACGGCCTTCCCGCGCGACGCCGTCAGCCGGCCGTGGCCGAGGAACCACGCCAGGTCCTCTTCGATCGCCGACAACGCGTACAGGTCGCAGACGCGCTCGAGCAGCGCGCGGGCGTCGGGGTCCTCACAGCGCTCGATGCCGGCCACGAACGCTTCGAGCACCAGGCGCTCGACGTGGACGCGGCCCGCGCGCAGCACGTGGTCCTGCGCCGCGTTGAACACGCCGAACGGGTCGGCCGCCGCCTTGCGCAGGCGCTTCGCCACGCCTTCGACGACGTGCTCCTCGCGGTCCTCGAACAGCCGCAGCTGCCACTCGCGGCGGAAGAAGACGTCCGAGTCGGACCCTTCGGTGAGCGACTCCAGCGCCTTGCGCACCGACGTCCGCTCCAGGATCGCGCTGACCACCTGGTCGGTGACGAACCGGGCCGTCGCCAGCGGCGAGAGGTCCTCGAAGTCCTGCTTGTAGCTGGTCAGCAGGCCCTTCGCGACCAGCTGCAGCAGCACCGTGTTGTCGCCCTCGAACGTGGTGAAGACGTCCGTGTCGGCCTTCAGGCCCGGAAGGATGTTCTCCGCCAGGTAGCCCGCCCCGCCGCAGGCCTCGCGCGCGGCCTGGATCGTCGCCGTCGCGTGCCACGTGTTGAGGGCCTTCAGCCCGGCCGCGCGGGATTCCAGCTCACGCTGCTCCTCCTCCGGCGCCGACGCGTCGATGTCGTGCAGCTTCGAGACCAGCTCTTCCTGGGCGAAGTGCAGCGCGTACGTCTTCGCCAGCGCCGGCAGCAGTTTCCGCTGGTGCCCGAGGTAGTCGAGGATGACGACCTCGTCGCCGTCCGGCTTCGCGAACTGGCGCCGGTGCTCGCCGTAGCGGACGGCCAGTGCCAGCGCGCGCTTGGTCGCGCTCCCCGCGCTGCCGCCGACGCTCACCCGGCCGCGGATCAGCGTGCCCAGCATCGTGAAGAACCGGCGGCTGTCGCTCTCGATCGGGCTCGAATACGTCCCGTCCTCGGCGACGTCGCCGAAGCGGTTCAGCAGGGCTTCGCGCGGGACACGGACGTTGTCGAAGGCCAACCGTCCATTGTCGACACCGTTGAGGCCGGCCTTCGGTCCGCAGTCCTCGATGGACACACCGGGCGCCGGGGCTCCGGACTCGTCGCGGATCGGGACGAGGAACGCGTGCACGCCACGCTCCTCGGAGCCGGTGATCAGCTGGGCGAAGACCACCGCCATGCGGCCGTCGCGGGCCGCGTTGCCGATGTACTCCTTGCGCGCCATGTCGTCCGGCGTGTGGATGACGAACCCACCGTCCACACAGGTCGCCGTGGTGCGCAGGTGCTGGACGTCGGACCCGTGGCCGTGCTCGGTCATCGCGAAGCAGCCGAGGACGTCGAGGTTCATGATCCCGCGCAGGTAGCGCTCG belongs to Amycolatopsis tolypomycina and includes:
- a CDS encoding PhoH family protein, translating into MYVLDTSVLLSDPWAVTRFAEHAVVLPLVVISELEAKRHHPELGWFARESLRMLDDLRRQYGRLDAPLPIGDHGGTLQVELNHSDPSVLPSGFRTDSNDHRILACALNLAAENQAVTLVTKDIPLRVKAGAVGLEADEYRAQEVTPSGWTGMADVDVQQDVIDALFGGSTVDPVEWGMDELAELPCHTGLRLLAGSSSALGRITADKRIRLVRGDREAFGLHGRSAEQRVALDLLLDSDVGIVSLGGRAGTGKSALALCAGLEAVMERRQHRKVVVFRPVYAVGGQDLGYLPGSESEKMQPWAQAVFDTLGALVSQDVLDEVFDRGMLEVLPLTHIRGRSLHDTFVIVDEAQSLERNVLLTVLSRLGTASRVVLTHDVAQRDNLRVGRHDGVSAVIEKLKGHPLFAHVTLTRSERSPIAALVTEMLEDHG
- a CDS encoding isoprenyl transferase, yielding MSVRSFLSDVVYSAYGRRLIQQAAGRHPRHIAIMLDGNRRWAREAGFTDVSDGHRAGAKKIADFLSWCQEADVEVVTMWLLSTDNLNRDPDELTPLLKIITDVTDELAAPGTPWRLRIVGALDLLPADVAKRLSEAATRTEGRTGMEVNIAVGYGGRQEIADAVRKLLLQHADEGTSIHELAKILDVDHISEHLYTSGQPDPDLIIRTSGEQRLSGFLLWQSAHSEFWFTEAYWPAFRRVDFLRAMRDYAWRHRRFGS
- the trhA gene encoding PAQR family membrane homeostasis protein TrhA; this encodes MDLRPRLRGHIHFWTFFGALAAAAALISLAASTVSPVAALATSVYGLTVLGLFGVSALYHRKFWSPRAYKWMKRADHSMIFLFIAGTYTPFTLLAMSKPTGYVILSIVWGGAIAGVALKMLWPHAPRWLGVPIYIALGWVAVFVFPELASHAGIAALVLLCVGGLFYTLGAVFYAVKWPNHWPDTFGYHEFFHACTVLAAVSHYIAIWLAMYA
- a CDS encoding carboxymuconolactone decarboxylase family protein, whose translation is METRLNMFENEVTSKFAKRLIAASRPAEESSLPKATQELVKIRASQINGCGMCLDMHTKDAAAAGETAVRLALVAAWREAVVFTEAERAALALAEEGTRLADTHTGVSDETWAAVRKHFDEEQVGALVALVATINAWNRLNVIVRNPAGEYQPGMFG
- a CDS encoding DUF2382 domain-containing protein, producing MARTMQPEELIDSAVVDPDGNKLGKVGNVYLADATHEPEWITVRTGLFGTKESFVPLSGAHADSDGVHVQVDKDSVSDAPRIDADGHLSPEESTQLYQHYGLPVPRTSPDGRMDRTAKGKRDDRVMTRSEERLNVGTEQVETGHVRLRKYVVTEEQQVTVPVRHEEVRVEREPITGGRGGPAEIGEAEQDVVLHAEKPVVRKETVPVERARLRKETVSDEQTVSGKVRKEQFEVTDDDRRHRRS
- a CDS encoding acyl-CoA dehydrogenase; translation: MDVPEVPSKVAPDALTAVLDGRWAELRRGVRAQMAEARFRDPVDLGIEEHRAQVLDQLRALAATDRPGLGFDPAYGGGGDVGGSVTSFELLGYGDLSLMVKAGVQWGLFGGAVQLLGTERHHERYLRGIMNLDVLGCFAMTEHGHGSDVQHLRTTATCVDGGFVIHTPDDMARKEYIGNAARDGRMAVVFAQLITGSEERGVHAFLVPIRDESGAPAPGVSIEDCGPKAGLNGVDNGRLAFDNVRVPREALLNRFGDVAEDGTYSSPIESDSRRFFTMLGTLIRGRVSVGGSAGSATKRALALAVRYGEHRRQFAKPDGDEVVILDYLGHQRKLLPALAKTYALHFAQEELVSKLHDIDASAPEEEQRELESRAAGLKALNTWHATATIQAAREACGGAGYLAENILPGLKADTDVFTTFEGDNTVLLQLVAKGLLTSYKQDFEDLSPLATARFVTDQVVSAILERTSVRKALESLTEGSDSDVFFRREWQLRLFEDREEHVVEGVAKRLRKAAADPFGVFNAAQDHVLRAGRVHVERLVLEAFVAGIERCEDPDARALLERVCDLYALSAIEEDLAWFLGHGRLTASRGKAVTSAVNRLCAELRPHARTLVDAFAIPEQFLAAPMLTS